In one window of Cyanobacterium sp. T60_A2020_053 DNA:
- a CDS encoding biotin--[acetyl-CoA-carboxylase] ligase: MNIDKITLNNSLKSEINCFYYDSLTSTNTQSWQLLKEGIKAPFVVVAKQQTAGKGQRGNQWLSLTGGLYFTMMLPDNFCFKHPNHVTLLSAVAVVRALEMFSIPVKIKWLNDLILDHKKLGGILAETRINQGHINNILVGIGVNFNNNVDDFAINIKSYYQKYYYDLDFQIIDLLKKIINQIFSNYYLYEEESINPIIKIYNQYLIYPQNEVIYDGNNGQVKGADSLGNLLVKFSAEGASSQVKFAPHLYRVTPIQQKIIPEIYEI; the protein is encoded by the coding sequence ATGAATATTGATAAAATAACTTTAAATAACTCACTTAAAAGTGAAATTAATTGCTTTTATTATGATTCTTTAACTTCAACTAATACCCAAAGTTGGCAACTATTAAAAGAAGGGATAAAAGCGCCTTTTGTGGTGGTGGCAAAGCAACAAACCGCAGGAAAAGGGCAAAGAGGTAATCAATGGCTGTCTTTAACGGGAGGTTTATATTTTACGATGATGTTACCTGATAATTTTTGCTTTAAACATCCTAATCATGTTACTTTATTAAGTGCTGTGGCGGTGGTGAGGGCGCTGGAAATGTTCTCTATTCCTGTGAAAATAAAATGGCTTAATGATCTTATTTTAGACCATAAAAAGTTAGGGGGGATTTTAGCTGAAACCAGAATTAATCAAGGTCATATTAATAATATTTTAGTGGGAATTGGAGTTAATTTTAATAATAATGTAGATGATTTTGCCATAAATATTAAAAGTTATTATCAAAAATATTATTATGATTTAGATTTCCAAATAATAGATTTATTAAAAAAGATTATTAACCAAATTTTTAGTAATTATTATTTATATGAAGAAGAAAGTATTAATCCAATTATTAAAATATATAATCAATATTTAATTTATCCTCAAAATGAGGTAATTTATGATGGGAATAATGGGCAGGTGAAGGGCGCTGATAGTTTGGGCAATTTACTGGTAAAATTTTCGGCGGAGGGCGCTAGTAGTCAAGTTAAATTTGCTCCTCATTTATACCGAGTTACCCCCATTCAACAAAAGATAATCCCAGAAATATATGAGATTTGA
- a CDS encoding mannose-1-phosphate guanyltransferase — protein sequence MRAVLMAGGSGTRLRPLTCDLPKPMVQILNRPIAEHIINLLKRHNIHEVIATLHYLPDVMRDYFQDGHEFGVNITYAVEEEQPLGTAGCVKNLEELLQDTFLVISGDSITDFDLQKAIAFHREKKSQATLILTRVPNPIEFGVVITDKDGKIQRFLEKPSSSEIFSDTVNTGTYILEPEVLRYLPPNEECDFSQDLFPLLLEYDEPMYGYIAEGYWCDVGHLEAYRESQYDAMEKKVLLNFAYSEIEYGVWMGENTYVDPTTIIASPALIGNNCRIGARTKIESGTVIGDNVTIGNHVELNRPIIANGVTIGDECALSACVIGRGTRIDRRAQIAEGVVIGALCNIGEEAQINIGVRVWPQKRIESGATLNINLIWGNIAHRNLFSQRGVTGLANIDITPEFAVKLGAAYGSTLKHGSSVVVSRDQRSVSRMVSRSIIAGLMSVGIDIQNLESTAIPISRTMTPKLEVQGGVHVRLHPDRHEDMLIEFFDEKGINLTKAKEKKIEGAYFKEDLRRVHSIDIGDMCYPSQVMETYRKTFETELNVGAISHSNTKIVIDYVYSVSGAILPQLLGKFGCDAVVLNASLRQRAITMDEREILLIQLGHVVEALKANFGVQVSANGELFILVDESGLPIRGEELTALMVNTILTANPRGTVVVPVNTSSAVEQIARRHDGRVIRTKANPTALMEATQNNPNVVLGGSGDMGFIFPRLHPGFDAMFSIAKLIEMLTVQERSLTQVRTELPKVSHKVQSIRCPLKAKGALMRYLVETESPERLELIDGVKITEPHSDNWVLILPDAGESLVHIYTNSDNREWMDKYAHIYRAKIQDFIINQQAND from the coding sequence ATGAGAGCGGTTTTAATGGCAGGTGGTTCGGGAACGAGATTACGCCCTCTAACTTGTGATTTGCCGAAGCCGATGGTACAAATTTTAAACCGTCCCATTGCTGAACATATTATCAATTTACTGAAGCGTCACAACATTCACGAAGTAATCGCTACATTACACTACCTTCCTGATGTCATGCGTGATTATTTTCAAGATGGTCATGAATTTGGTGTTAATATTACCTATGCTGTGGAAGAAGAACAACCTCTCGGTACGGCTGGATGTGTTAAAAATTTAGAAGAGTTATTACAAGATACTTTCCTCGTTATCAGTGGTGATAGTATCACCGATTTTGACTTACAAAAAGCCATTGCTTTTCACCGAGAAAAAAAATCTCAGGCTACCTTGATTTTAACTAGAGTACCAAATCCCATCGAATTTGGGGTAGTAATTACTGATAAAGATGGCAAAATTCAGCGTTTTTTAGAGAAGCCTTCCAGCAGTGAAATTTTTTCCGATACTGTTAATACTGGTACGTATATATTAGAACCTGAAGTATTAAGATATTTGCCCCCTAATGAAGAATGCGATTTTTCTCAGGATTTATTTCCTTTATTATTAGAATATGACGAACCAATGTATGGCTATATTGCGGAAGGTTATTGGTGCGATGTGGGGCATTTGGAAGCCTACCGAGAGTCTCAATACGACGCCATGGAAAAAAAAGTGTTACTGAATTTTGCTTATAGTGAAATTGAGTATGGGGTTTGGATGGGTGAAAATACTTATGTTGATCCTACTACAATCATTGCCAGTCCGGCTTTGATCGGTAATAATTGTCGTATCGGCGCCCGTACCAAAATCGAAAGCGGAACGGTAATTGGCGATAATGTGACCATTGGTAATCATGTGGAGTTAAATCGCCCTATCATTGCCAATGGTGTCACTATTGGGGATGAGTGCGCTTTGTCTGCTTGTGTCATTGGTAGGGGTACAAGGATTGATCGGCGCGCGCAAATAGCGGAAGGAGTGGTGATAGGGGCGCTGTGTAATATTGGCGAGGAAGCGCAAATTAATATCGGTGTCAGGGTTTGGCCTCAAAAACGCATCGAGTCGGGCGCTACTTTAAATATCAACTTAATTTGGGGTAACATAGCCCACCGTAATTTATTTAGTCAACGGGGGGTAACGGGATTGGCTAATATTGACATTACCCCAGAATTTGCCGTAAAGTTAGGCGCAGCCTATGGTTCAACCCTCAAACATGGCTCTTCTGTGGTGGTATCAAGGGATCAACGCAGTGTTTCTCGCATGGTGAGTCGCTCTATCATTGCTGGTTTAATGTCGGTGGGTATTGATATTCAAAACTTAGAGTCCACAGCTATTCCCATTTCTCGCACCATGACGCCCAAATTAGAGGTACAGGGAGGGGTTCATGTGCGCTTACATCCTGATCGCCATGAGGATATGCTCATTGAATTTTTCGATGAAAAGGGCATTAATCTTACGAAAGCGAAGGAAAAGAAGATTGAGGGCGCTTATTTTAAGGAAGATTTAAGAAGGGTGCATAGTATTGATATTGGTGATATGTGTTACCCCTCTCAGGTGATGGAAACTTATCGCAAAACTTTTGAAACAGAGTTAAATGTTGGGGCCATTAGTCACAGTAATACCAAAATTGTCATTGACTATGTTTATTCTGTATCTGGGGCAATTTTACCCCAATTACTCGGTAAGTTTGGCTGTGATGCGGTGGTTTTAAACGCTAGTTTGCGTCAGCGCGCCATCACCATGGATGAAAGGGAAATTTTGCTAATTCAATTAGGTCATGTGGTGGAGGCTCTCAAGGCTAATTTTGGGGTACAGGTGTCAGCCAATGGGGAGTTATTTATTTTGGTGGATGAGTCAGGGTTGCCCATTCGTGGGGAGGAGTTAACCGCATTGATGGTGAATACCATTTTAACGGCTAATCCCCGTGGTACGGTGGTAGTACCTGTTAATACTTCTAGTGCGGTGGAACAAATTGCACGGCGCCATGATGGGAGGGTAATTCGTACCAAGGCGAATCCCACCGCATTGATGGAGGCGACTCAAAATAATCCTAATGTAGTGTTAGGGGGAAGTGGTGATATGGGCTTTATTTTTCCCCGTTTACATCCGGGTTTTGATGCGATGTTTTCTATTGCTAAGTTAATTGAAATGTTAACAGTTCAAGAGCGTTCTTTAACTCAAGTGAGGACGGAATTGCCCAAAGTTTCCCATAAGGTACAATCGATCAGATGTCCTCTAAAGGCGAAGGGCGCTTTAATGCGTTACCTTGTGGAGACTGAATCACCAGAAAGGTTAGAGTTAATTGACGGGGTGAAAATTACTGAGCCTCATTCTGATAATTGGGTGTTGATTTTACCTGATGCTGGGGAGTCTCTGGTACATATTTATACTAATAGTGATAATCGAGAATGGATGGATAAATATGCCCATATTTATCGCGCGAAAATTCAAGATTTTATTATTAATCAACAGGCTAATGATTAG
- a CDS encoding adenosine deaminase: MALYADLHRHLGGSVVPRILWRYFQRHNEDLAQKFPLYPEFEDFYTRERNTLEEYLELHTLVESVQNIDTLAYFVYRLMRGAYIFENLAYLEIRYTPYLRTSPDKSESARITQMGDIIDVVGKASRVNEYPIVTSQILCMHTKLSYEINKAIIDLAVEKKGDVCAIDVAGGDKLYGERMTEFVKLYQYARSKGVKTTGHLYETPHGCYPELLPYLMRIGHGIQIPLKYPELLPEVAKLNQCLEVCPTTYLKTGTLDNLKELKTVFDRCFEAGVDIAICTDNAGLHNVRLPFEYENLLTQDVIDFKQLQACQDASFRHAFAWPYNQPPASLLIGLLQDKSHED, from the coding sequence ATGGCTTTATACGCAGACTTGCATCGTCATTTAGGTGGTTCAGTTGTACCAAGAATATTATGGCGTTATTTCCAGCGTCACAATGAAGATTTAGCACAAAAATTTCCCCTTTATCCAGAGTTTGAAGATTTTTACACCAGAGAAAGAAACACCCTAGAGGAATATCTCGAATTACATACCCTCGTAGAAAGCGTTCAAAATATCGATACCCTAGCATACTTTGTTTATCGATTGATGAGGGGCGCTTATATTTTTGAAAATTTAGCCTATTTAGAAATCCGTTATACCCCCTATCTGCGCACTTCCCCTGACAAAAGCGAATCAGCGCGCATCACCCAAATGGGAGATATTATCGATGTAGTAGGCAAAGCCTCACGGGTGAATGAATATCCCATCGTCACCAGTCAAATTCTCTGTATGCACACCAAATTATCCTACGAAATCAATAAAGCTATTATTGACTTGGCGGTGGAAAAAAAAGGGGATGTGTGCGCTATTGATGTGGCAGGAGGCGATAAACTCTACGGCGAAAGAATGACGGAGTTTGTCAAACTATACCAGTATGCCAGAAGTAAGGGCGTGAAAACCACAGGACATCTTTACGAAACTCCCCATGGTTGCTATCCTGAATTATTACCCTATTTAATGAGAATAGGTCATGGTATCCAAATTCCCCTCAAATATCCCGAATTATTACCAGAAGTAGCCAAACTTAATCAATGCTTGGAAGTATGTCCTACTACTTACCTAAAAACTGGTACATTAGATAATTTAAAAGAGTTAAAAACAGTTTTTGATCGTTGTTTTGAAGCTGGGGTTGACATTGCCATTTGCACTGATAACGCTGGTTTACATAATGTGCGTTTACCCTTTGAGTATGAAAATCTTTTAACTCAAGATGTTATTGATTTTAAGCAATTACAAGCCTGTCAAGATGCTTCCTTTCGTCATGCTTTTGCATGGCCTTACAATCAACCTCCAGCATCTCTTTTAATTGGTTTATTACAGGATAAATCCCATGAAGATTAA
- a CDS encoding DUF29 domain-containing protein, translating into MTIVEKINLQELYEIDDHLWLEETIKLLKEKRLSELDLDNLIEELESLAQRDKLAMASLLQQVMIHLLLLNYWEREYERNCHHWQYEIANFRDQLNGRLTANLTKSVTEDFNKIYQKALKKVNIKTDYTLNLPTQCPYTLEQLLDDDWFPENKQGV; encoded by the coding sequence ATGACGATAGTAGAAAAAATAAACTTACAAGAATTATACGAAATTGATGATCATTTATGGTTAGAAGAAACCATTAAATTATTAAAAGAAAAGAGATTAAGTGAATTAGATTTAGATAATTTAATCGAGGAGTTAGAGAGTTTGGCACAACGAGATAAATTGGCAATGGCAAGTTTATTGCAACAAGTTATGATACATTTATTGCTTCTTAATTATTGGGAGCGTGAATATGAAAGAAATTGTCATCATTGGCAATATGAAATTGCTAATTTCCGAGATCAGTTAAACGGTAGATTAACCGCTAATTTAACTAAATCTGTCACAGAAGACTTTAACAAAATTTATCAAAAAGCCTTAAAAAAAGTCAATATAAAAACTGATTATACTCTTAATTTACCGACACAATGTCCCTATACTTTAGAGCAGTTATTAGATGATGATTGGTTTCCTGAAAATAAGCAAGGGGTTTAA